In Alteromonas naphthalenivorans, one DNA window encodes the following:
- a CDS encoding bifunctional acetyl-CoA hydrolase/transferase family protein/GNAT family N-acetyltransferase: protein MAIGLPSEPDWKALIKSGCRLFVGGNASVPYALIQHLIDNSDGFSDIELVHMLALGDTRWVNDEYKNLFKANTFFIGGQAMRQAVDEGRADYTPVFLSEISSLFSDGTLSLDAALVNVSPPDEFGYCSLGAAVDIAMSAVRQSKYVIAQINPQVPRTAGHSYIHVSEITACIEANEPLVEVMPPPIDSVAERIGQYVSMLVDDGATLQFGIGKIPSATLKYLCHHKDLGIHSEMLTDSIIELLASGAVTNKKKTFHPGKVVTSFAIGTRKLYDLIDNNPHIEFYPSSYVNKPTNVAKNDNMVAINSALEVDLTGQVVADSLGYDFYSGIGGQVDFVTGASISKGGKAIIALPSTAKNETISRITPRLAEGAGVVTSRGNVQYVVTEYGIASLKGKSIRERALELIRVAHPKFRSQLLEEVRQHYWVPHYQEKYPTDIPELGAIQLKRLNIQGEKFYMRPLNPADERRLQEFFYSHTKETLRLRYNYDPKQMSREKSCNLVSVDQTSDVALCIVRQEGSRITIHAVGRFYYNASNNSCEVAFVTRETQQGKGMASRLLNELIRIAKAREINQMVAYVRGENTPMITIFEQMQFKRLFTGDPSDVELVLNVSELP, encoded by the coding sequence ATGGCAATAGGTTTACCGTCTGAACCAGATTGGAAAGCGCTGATAAAGTCGGGTTGTCGATTATTTGTGGGTGGTAATGCATCAGTACCTTACGCACTGATTCAGCACCTAATTGATAATAGCGATGGCTTTAGCGATATTGAACTAGTACACATGCTTGCACTTGGCGATACGCGCTGGGTCAATGATGAGTACAAAAATCTATTTAAAGCCAATACCTTCTTTATTGGTGGTCAAGCGATGCGGCAAGCTGTTGATGAAGGCCGAGCCGATTACACCCCAGTTTTTCTCTCTGAAATTTCAAGTTTGTTTAGTGATGGCACGCTGTCTTTAGACGCCGCGCTGGTAAATGTAAGTCCTCCTGATGAATTCGGCTATTGCTCCTTAGGTGCGGCGGTTGATATTGCCATGTCGGCAGTGCGTCAAAGTAAATATGTGATTGCACAAATTAACCCGCAAGTTCCCCGAACGGCTGGTCATTCCTATATTCACGTCAGTGAAATTACCGCATGTATTGAAGCGAACGAACCCTTAGTTGAAGTTATGCCGCCACCTATTGATAGCGTGGCCGAACGTATTGGGCAGTACGTTTCCATGTTGGTTGATGATGGCGCTACCTTGCAATTTGGTATTGGTAAAATTCCAAGTGCCACCCTTAAATACCTGTGCCATCACAAAGATTTAGGTATTCACAGCGAAATGCTTACCGACAGTATTATTGAGTTGTTAGCATCAGGTGCGGTTACTAATAAGAAAAAAACCTTCCACCCAGGCAAGGTGGTAACCAGTTTCGCTATTGGTACCCGTAAGCTCTACGATTTAATCGATAACAACCCGCATATTGAATTTTACCCTAGCAGTTATGTGAATAAACCCACCAATGTTGCCAAGAACGACAATATGGTGGCGATTAATAGTGCGTTGGAAGTCGATTTAACGGGGCAGGTGGTTGCCGACTCGCTAGGATATGATTTTTATAGTGGTATTGGGGGGCAGGTCGATTTTGTAACAGGCGCATCTATTAGCAAAGGGGGGAAAGCCATTATTGCGCTGCCATCAACGGCAAAAAATGAAACCATATCTCGCATTACGCCACGTCTTGCTGAAGGGGCTGGGGTAGTAACCTCGCGGGGCAACGTGCAATACGTTGTTACCGAGTACGGTATTGCGTCTCTTAAAGGTAAAAGTATTCGTGAGCGCGCGCTAGAGCTTATTCGAGTAGCGCACCCTAAGTTCAGATCTCAGCTATTGGAAGAAGTCAGGCAGCATTATTGGGTACCGCATTACCAAGAAAAGTACCCGACAGATATTCCAGAGCTAGGCGCTATTCAGCTTAAGCGGCTAAATATTCAAGGCGAAAAATTTTATATGCGCCCGCTGAATCCCGCTGATGAACGCCGGTTACAAGAGTTCTTTTATTCTCACACCAAAGAAACACTGCGACTGCGCTACAACTACGACCCAAAACAAATGTCGAGAGAGAAGTCGTGTAACTTAGTGAGTGTAGATCAAACCTCTGACGTGGCGTTATGTATAGTACGCCAAGAAGGGTCTCGAATTACCATTCATGCCGTAGGTCGATTTTATTACAACGCCAGCAATAACTCCTGTGAAGTGGCGTTTGTTACCCGAGAAACGCAGCAGGGTAAAGGTATGGCAAGCCGCTTGTTGAACGAGCTTATTCGTATAGCGAAAGCCCGTGAAATAAACCAAATGGTGGCCTATGTCAGGGGAGAAAATACCCCCATGATCACAATCTTTGAACAAATGCAGTTTAAGCGGCTTTTTACCGGTGATCCCAGTGACGTTGAATTGGTATTAAACGTGAGTGAGTTACCATGA
- a CDS encoding ArgP/LysG family DNA-binding transcriptional regulator, whose translation MLDYAALHSFREVLRYGSFERGAQALNLTQSAVSQKIKRLEQQVGGPVLVRMKPLKATPLGEQLLSHVQKVSVLEEQLTTRSGAADHASPLSVAVNNDVLATWFTEVMARFSEMRSNPVHIYNADQTQTRTLLQQGKVMACISQTGTPITGGQSARLGTMNYQLYASPGFIQRYLQNDISPERVMSTPGLLYDEFDVTLLTDYQRECLDFPPSLTTCHWYPSSHGFAKMAVEGVAWALLPTLQVKQEVASGQLISLFPSKQLGVPLFWHWTEQASHALGDFSQVVKHISKEQLTP comes from the coding sequence ATGCTTGATTATGCTGCCCTACACAGTTTTCGCGAAGTGCTACGCTACGGCAGTTTTGAGCGCGGCGCCCAAGCGCTCAATCTGACTCAGTCGGCAGTTTCGCAAAAGATAAAGCGACTAGAACAACAAGTGGGCGGGCCGGTATTAGTGCGTATGAAACCGTTAAAGGCCACGCCACTTGGCGAACAACTCTTGTCTCACGTGCAAAAAGTAAGTGTGTTAGAAGAGCAGTTAACCACACGCAGCGGGGCGGCTGACCATGCTTCGCCACTGAGTGTAGCAGTAAACAACGATGTGCTGGCGACCTGGTTTACTGAGGTCATGGCAAGATTTAGTGAAATGCGCTCTAACCCCGTACATATTTATAATGCTGATCAAACCCAAACCCGCACCCTATTGCAGCAAGGTAAAGTCATGGCCTGCATTAGCCAAACTGGCACTCCCATTACCGGCGGGCAATCAGCCAGGCTTGGTACTATGAATTATCAACTCTATGCTTCGCCTGGCTTTATACAACGTTACCTTCAAAATGACATAAGCCCCGAACGAGTAATGAGCACTCCGGGGTTACTTTATGACGAATTTGATGTCACCCTACTCACCGACTATCAGCGAGAATGTTTAGACTTTCCGCCGTCGCTAACCACATGTCATTGGTATCCGTCATCTCATGGGTTTGCAAAAATGGCCGTAGAAGGCGTAGCGTGGGCGTTATTGCCAACCTTACAAGTTAAACAAGAAGTGGCATCGGGTCAGCTCATCTCGCTATTTCCTAGCAAACAATTAGGTGTGCCTTTGTTTTGGCATTGGACAGAACAGGCATCACATGCCCTTGGCGATTTTAGCCAAGTGGTTAAACACATTTCAAAAGAACAGCTAACACCATGA
- a CDS encoding alpha/beta fold hydrolase, protein MTTVIFSHGKESGPWGSKITTLSNVASDVGFDVISVDYQDLPSPEDRITRLVDTVEAQGNEVILVGSSMGGYVSLVAAERVSARGLFLLAPALYMPSYEVQEYNYTGKTSVIHGWNDDVIPVSHSIDYAKLRNSQLLLLEDGHRLSKSMFAISPFFRNWLHPFTLN, encoded by the coding sequence ATGACTACTGTCATTTTTTCTCATGGAAAAGAAAGTGGCCCTTGGGGCAGTAAGATCACTACATTGTCTAACGTAGCTAGCGATGTTGGCTTTGATGTTATTAGTGTGGATTATCAGGATTTACCTTCGCCAGAAGATCGCATCACCCGATTGGTTGATACGGTAGAAGCGCAAGGCAATGAAGTTATACTGGTAGGATCTAGTATGGGCGGTTACGTGTCTTTGGTGGCCGCTGAGCGTGTGTCTGCACGGGGTTTATTTTTACTAGCGCCGGCGCTGTATATGCCAAGCTACGAAGTGCAAGAATATAACTACACCGGAAAAACGAGTGTAATCCACGGCTGGAATGATGATGTCATTCCTGTTAGCCACAGTATAGATTATGCGAAGTTGCGTAATTCTCAGTTGTTACTGCTAGAAGACGGTCACAGACTGTCGAAAAGCATGTTTGCGATATCGCCTTTCTTTCGCAATTGGTTGCATCCGTTTACACTGAACTAA
- a CDS encoding class I SAM-dependent methyltransferase — protein MKYNKHIAYYHQHASKLASQYTSVAFEDVHGDWLSHIPSLTHTTILDIGAGAGRDAKALADLGNHVTAIEPATALMQSGIAFTGESVTWIKDTLPLLTSQKKQHYGLILISAVWMHLTHVQQQQSLQRCSQLLLTEGLLVITLRHGKFDDERVANPVNARDTIEFAKSCGLTLIHNTDSSDKLHRQGVSWQTLVFTK, from the coding sequence ATGAAGTACAATAAACACATCGCGTATTACCACCAGCACGCTTCAAAGCTTGCTTCACAATACACTAGTGTTGCATTTGAGGATGTACATGGCGATTGGTTGTCACATATACCGTCGCTAACCCATACCACTATATTAGACATAGGTGCAGGAGCAGGCAGAGACGCGAAAGCGCTGGCCGATTTGGGAAATCACGTAACCGCTATTGAGCCTGCAACCGCGCTAATGCAATCAGGCATTGCCTTTACGGGAGAGTCAGTAACGTGGATTAAAGATACCCTGCCCTTACTCACATCACAGAAAAAGCAACACTACGGGTTAATTTTGATTAGCGCGGTATGGATGCACTTAACCCACGTTCAGCAACAACAAAGCTTGCAACGATGTAGCCAATTGCTTTTAACCGAAGGGCTCCTAGTCATTACTTTGCGACACGGGAAATTTGATGACGAACGGGTGGCTAATCCGGTTAATGCAAGGGACACTATCGAGTTCGCAAAATCCTGTGGCTTAACCTTAATTCATAACACAGACTCTAGCGACAAACTGCACCGCCAAGGTGTCAGTTGGCAAACTTTAGTCTTTACAAAATAA
- a CDS encoding DMT family transporter yields the protein MSWVYLIVAGLLEIGWPVGLKLSQEAETRVLGILLAIGFMAASGFCLWMAQKNIPIGTAYAVWTGIGAAGTFLVGVVFYGDPTSIARYFGAALIVAGVVVLKLAH from the coding sequence ATGAGCTGGGTTTATTTGATTGTGGCTGGCTTATTAGAAATAGGTTGGCCAGTGGGGTTAAAGCTGTCTCAAGAAGCTGAAACTCGCGTGCTGGGTATACTGTTAGCGATAGGGTTTATGGCGGCCAGTGGTTTCTGTTTATGGATGGCGCAAAAAAATATTCCTATAGGTACGGCATACGCCGTGTGGACTGGCATAGGTGCGGCGGGTACGTTTCTAGTTGGGGTTGTATTTTATGGCGATCCGACTTCTATCGCGCGCTACTTTGGCGCAGCCTTAATTGTGGCAGGCGTTGTGGTATTGAAATTAGCCCACTAA
- a CDS encoding DNA-J related domain-containing protein, whose product MGNAQEIPSFNATNAQKVEVLLDILSTKKAEFEEGMTEYALISQLKSPPYQLFNDNALRDSLALFNTHFILFHTLYLLRNLWRDASVGELDIHTTRIILLPLKASSQSASVRNATTLDKSDPLAEYYLNWQNLASTGEADVEALLNGFWQRMMGAEPAFDSKESIVQCHTLLNLEESVSITLPTLKRHYKKQLATVHPDKGGSHEAAQNVISAYQTLLRYYGL is encoded by the coding sequence ATGGGGAATGCCCAAGAGATCCCTTCTTTTAATGCGACGAATGCACAGAAAGTGGAAGTGCTGTTAGACATACTTTCCACAAAAAAAGCAGAGTTTGAAGAAGGGATGACAGAGTATGCGCTAATTTCGCAACTTAAGTCGCCACCCTATCAGTTGTTCAATGACAACGCGCTGCGCGATTCCCTAGCATTGTTTAATACCCACTTCATCTTGTTTCATACCCTATATTTGCTTAGAAATCTCTGGCGTGATGCCTCGGTGGGTGAGCTAGATATTCATACTACACGCATCATTCTATTGCCCTTGAAAGCGAGTAGTCAAAGCGCCTCTGTGAGAAACGCCACTACATTAGATAAAAGCGATCCGCTTGCAGAGTACTACCTGAACTGGCAAAACTTGGCCAGCACTGGTGAAGCTGATGTAGAGGCTTTATTGAATGGCTTTTGGCAGCGAATGATGGGGGCTGAGCCCGCTTTCGATTCAAAAGAAAGTATTGTGCAATGTCACACTTTACTCAACTTAGAGGAGTCTGTGTCAATCACGTTACCGACGCTTAAGAGGCATTACAAGAAGCAGTTGGCAACAGTGCACCCAGACAAAGGAGGTAGCCACGAAGCAGCGCAAAATGTTATTTCGGCGTACCAAACCTTATTGCGGTATTACGGGCTCTAA
- a CDS encoding LysE/ArgO family amino acid transporter, with translation MFAAALSGFVMGGTLIIAVGAQNSFLIEQSLKRQWTGLFVLLFIVSDAISISLGAMGFGLLLQEYPLLVSVTKWAGVIFLLWFAFNKLKASMADDALVLEMSKKQTSFKRAFLIAMAVTWLNPHFYLDTLLLMGNLASQWQLDKWWFVCGAIWASIVWFVGLSTLTAKFAHLMQRPSFWRWFNRLNAAVLGAVSIQLASL, from the coding sequence ATGTTTGCGGCAGCGTTGAGTGGTTTTGTGATGGGCGGCACCCTAATAATCGCCGTCGGTGCGCAAAATAGTTTTTTAATCGAACAGTCTTTGAAGCGTCAATGGACCGGGTTGTTCGTACTGCTGTTTATAGTGAGCGATGCCATTTCTATCAGCTTAGGAGCAATGGGATTCGGGTTGCTGTTACAAGAATATCCTTTGTTGGTATCAGTCACTAAGTGGGCGGGCGTTATCTTTCTTTTGTGGTTCGCGTTTAACAAACTCAAAGCCTCTATGGCTGATGATGCGTTGGTACTTGAAATGTCGAAGAAGCAAACGTCATTTAAGCGTGCGTTTCTGATTGCTATGGCGGTGACGTGGTTGAATCCTCATTTTTACTTAGATACGCTGCTATTAATGGGGAACTTAGCCAGCCAATGGCAACTTGATAAATGGTGGTTTGTCTGCGGTGCAATTTGGGCGTCTATCGTATGGTTTGTTGGGCTAAGTACCCTCACCGCTAAATTTGCGCACCTTATGCAGCGCCCGTCGTTTTGGCGTTGGTTTAACCGCTTAAACGCAGCGGTATTAGGGGCGGTAAGCATTCAACTGGCTAGCTTGTAG
- a CDS encoding DUF1499 domain-containing protein: MKALIALTSIIGFLMVVLPGPLYQYAGVDLGTAFTSLRYGVYVGGAAIILIILQVLIKRKSVSWGSTFVFAILALIAVAMPVSMMGKASTVPPIHDITTDVTNPPAFVAIAPLRENAPNPITYEGGEVTRQQIDAYPEIRTQLLAQSIDEVFAASEQTIDVLGWERVSDGALPYTLEATDTTQWFGFKDDVVIRLKAKDDNTLVDIRSKSRVGKSDLGKNAERIDTFLTELRAQLNAN; the protein is encoded by the coding sequence TTGAAAGCACTCATTGCACTGACCAGCATTATTGGATTTTTAATGGTGGTATTACCAGGCCCGCTATATCAGTACGCAGGCGTTGATTTAGGCACCGCATTTACCTCTCTGCGCTATGGCGTATATGTGGGTGGCGCAGCCATTATACTTATCATTCTACAAGTACTAATAAAACGTAAAAGCGTCAGCTGGGGCAGTACGTTTGTTTTCGCTATATTAGCGTTAATTGCTGTCGCCATGCCTGTTAGCATGATGGGCAAAGCCAGTACCGTACCGCCTATTCACGATATCACTACCGATGTGACCAACCCTCCGGCGTTTGTGGCTATTGCGCCGCTACGTGAAAATGCACCTAACCCTATTACTTACGAGGGTGGTGAGGTAACACGTCAGCAAATCGATGCTTACCCTGAAATTAGAACCCAATTATTGGCGCAAAGCATTGATGAAGTCTTTGCAGCTAGTGAACAAACTATTGACGTATTAGGCTGGGAGCGTGTGTCCGATGGCGCATTGCCCTATACATTAGAGGCGACTGACACCACCCAGTGGTTTGGATTCAAAGATGATGTGGTTATTCGCCTAAAAGCAAAAGACGATAACACCCTTGTAGATATTCGCAGTAAATCTCGGGTTGGAAAAAGCGATTTAGGTAAAAACGCCGAACGCATCGACACCTTTTTAACTGAACTTCGCGCTCAGTTAAACGCTAACTAA
- a CDS encoding efflux RND transporter permease subunit: protein MARFFIDRPVFAWVLAIITMMAGVLAIYTLPIEQYPKVAPPTVTITATYPGASAETVENSVTQVVEQNLSGIDNLRYFSASSSNSSMSISLTFEPGTDPDIAQVQTQNKVQAALPLLPAQVQQQGVTVAKSNSAFSLAIGFYDETGQMSQYDLSDLLVSQFRDSVSRVNGVGSVRVFGAQRSMRIWLDPDKLYSYNLTPVDVQAAVEVQNTDVSAGQLGGLPAIQGQQINATIQAQSRLQTVDDFESIVLRVNTDGSQVRVRDVARVELGAESYDVIVRYDRHPASGMAISLASGANALDTINAVKQRVEELRVNLPDSVKVVYPVDASPFIELSIESVVHTLIEAVVLVFFVMLLFLQNWRATLIPTIAVPVVLLGTFAVLLAFGYSINVLTMFAMVLAIGLLVDDAIVVVENVERIMEEEGLPPAEATKKSMTQITGALVGIAAVLSTVFIPMAFFSGSAGAIYRQFSITIVSAMGFSVLVAIILSPSLCATLLKQHDPEHDKDKGFFGWFNRTFNKGRDRYQRTTTHMAKRAKRYFAVYGILVAGMAYIFAQLPGAFLPDEDQGRLMVLISTPPGATAGRTLESVKKAEDFFLDHEQSAVNGLFTVVGFSFAGQAQNAGMGFVNLNDWSVRDESDSAFALVGRAFGAFSQIEDASAFPIVPPPIMELGNATGFDMQLVDRGSNGHVALMNARNQLLGMAAQNPKLAGVRPNGLSDVPQFKVNIDSEKASALGLNLSEINSALQIAWGSSYVNDFIDKGRIKRVYMQADAKYRMSPDDLDKWFVRNADGDMVAFSTFASTEWVYGSPKLERFNGISSVNIQGSPAEGISSGEAMEEMEKLVAQLPDGYAIEWSGLSFEEQQAGSQAPMLYAISILIVFLCLAALYESWSVPFAVMLVVPLGILGSVTAAFLFNLPNDVYLQVAFLTTVGLAAKNAILIVEFAKEQYEEGIDLMTAVSNAASQRFRPILMTSMAFILGVTPLAMASGAGSASQNAIGIAVMGGMFAATFLAIFFVPMFYVMVEKLFHKQDK from the coding sequence ATGGCTCGCTTTTTTATCGACAGACCCGTCTTTGCGTGGGTACTTGCAATTATTACGATGATGGCAGGTGTACTTGCCATTTATACCCTGCCAATTGAGCAATACCCTAAAGTTGCGCCACCCACGGTGACGATTACTGCAACTTACCCAGGGGCTTCAGCAGAAACTGTTGAGAACTCGGTCACGCAGGTGGTTGAGCAAAACTTATCAGGCATCGATAACTTACGTTATTTCTCTGCCAGTAGCTCAAATAGCAGTATGTCTATTAGCCTCACATTTGAACCGGGCACCGACCCAGATATTGCGCAAGTTCAAACTCAAAATAAAGTGCAAGCGGCACTGCCATTGCTGCCGGCACAGGTGCAGCAACAAGGTGTCACTGTTGCAAAGTCAAACTCAGCATTTTCGTTAGCCATTGGTTTTTATGACGAAACAGGGCAAATGAGTCAGTACGACTTAAGTGACTTGCTGGTATCTCAATTTCGCGATTCAGTCTCCCGTGTTAATGGCGTGGGAAGCGTTCGGGTATTTGGTGCCCAGCGTTCAATGCGAATCTGGTTAGATCCAGACAAACTGTACAGCTACAACTTAACGCCGGTAGATGTACAAGCTGCTGTAGAAGTGCAAAACACCGATGTATCTGCGGGGCAACTCGGGGGCTTACCTGCCATTCAAGGCCAGCAAATTAATGCGACTATTCAAGCTCAGTCACGCTTACAAACCGTCGATGATTTTGAAAGCATCGTGTTGCGGGTAAATACAGATGGTTCTCAAGTTCGAGTCCGCGATGTAGCGCGGGTTGAACTAGGAGCTGAAAGCTACGATGTAATCGTTCGTTACGACCGTCACCCTGCCTCAGGTATGGCTATTAGCTTAGCGTCAGGTGCGAACGCGCTTGATACTATCAATGCGGTAAAGCAACGAGTTGAAGAGCTACGAGTCAACCTACCAGACAGCGTAAAAGTGGTTTATCCGGTAGATGCTTCACCCTTTATCGAATTGTCGATTGAGTCAGTGGTACACACGCTGATTGAAGCTGTGGTTTTGGTATTCTTCGTCATGCTGCTATTTTTGCAGAATTGGCGCGCTACCCTTATTCCTACTATCGCGGTTCCGGTGGTGTTACTAGGTACCTTTGCGGTGTTATTGGCATTTGGTTACAGCATAAACGTATTAACTATGTTTGCCATGGTGCTAGCCATTGGCTTGCTAGTGGATGACGCTATTGTCGTGGTTGAAAACGTTGAACGTATTATGGAAGAAGAGGGCTTACCGCCCGCTGAAGCCACTAAAAAATCCATGACACAAATTACCGGTGCGCTAGTAGGTATTGCCGCGGTGTTATCGACGGTATTTATTCCTATGGCCTTTTTCAGTGGTTCTGCTGGGGCTATTTATCGCCAGTTCTCAATTACTATCGTGTCTGCCATGGGCTTTTCGGTTTTGGTAGCAATTATATTGTCGCCTTCATTGTGTGCCACGCTGTTAAAACAACACGATCCTGAACATGACAAAGACAAAGGCTTTTTTGGTTGGTTTAACCGCACATTCAACAAAGGCCGCGACCGCTATCAGCGTACCACTACCCACATGGCGAAACGTGCTAAGCGTTACTTTGCGGTATACGGTATTTTGGTCGCCGGAATGGCATATATCTTTGCCCAATTACCTGGTGCTTTCTTACCCGATGAAGACCAAGGCCGCCTAATGGTGCTAATAAGTACGCCTCCTGGTGCAACTGCTGGGCGTACCTTAGAGTCGGTTAAAAAGGCAGAAGACTTTTTCTTAGACCACGAGCAAAGTGCGGTTAACGGATTATTTACGGTTGTCGGTTTTAGTTTTGCTGGCCAAGCTCAAAATGCCGGTATGGGTTTTGTAAACTTGAATGACTGGAGTGTACGAGATGAAAGTGACTCAGCATTTGCGCTGGTAGGTCGCGCCTTTGGCGCATTTAGTCAAATTGAAGATGCTTCTGCATTTCCTATTGTGCCACCGCCCATTATGGAATTAGGTAACGCCACAGGCTTTGATATGCAGCTTGTGGATCGTGGAAGTAATGGTCATGTGGCCTTGATGAATGCCCGCAATCAATTGTTAGGCATGGCTGCGCAAAACCCTAAACTTGCTGGTGTTCGCCCCAACGGATTAAGCGACGTGCCTCAGTTTAAGGTGAATATAGACAGTGAAAAAGCATCTGCGTTGGGGTTAAACCTAAGCGAAATAAACAGTGCACTGCAAATTGCGTGGGGCTCAAGTTACGTAAACGACTTTATTGATAAAGGCCGTATAAAACGCGTTTATATGCAAGCGGATGCAAAATATCGCATGTCGCCAGACGATTTAGACAAGTGGTTTGTGCGTAACGCCGACGGAGACATGGTGGCCTTCAGTACCTTCGCGTCTACTGAGTGGGTGTATGGCTCGCCGAAATTAGAGCGTTTTAACGGTATATCATCGGTCAACATTCAAGGTAGCCCCGCTGAAGGTATTTCATCTGGTGAAGCCATGGAAGAGATGGAGAAGCTAGTCGCTCAATTGCCTGATGGTTATGCCATTGAATGGTCCGGCCTATCTTTTGAAGAACAACAAGCAGGCTCGCAAGCGCCTATGCTGTATGCTATTTCTATTCTCATTGTATTTTTATGTCTAGCGGCATTGTATGAGAGTTGGTCTGTGCCCTTTGCAGTAATGCTAGTGGTACCTTTGGGTATATTAGGGTCGGTAACGGCTGCGTTCTTATTCAATTTACCAAACGATGTTTACCTACAAGTTGCGTTTTTGACCACAGTGGGTCTGGCGGCGAAAAATGCCATTCTTATTGTTGAGTTCGCGAAAGAGCAATACGAAGAAGGCATTGATTTAATGACGGCGGTATCAAATGCGGCTTCTCAGCGTTTTCGCCCCATATTAATGACATCTATGGCCTTTATACTCGGTGTAACACCGCTGGCAATGGCTAGCGGTGCAGGTTCAGCAAGCCAAAACGCGATAGGTATTGCGGTGATGGGGGGCATGTTTGCTGCCACCTTCTTAGCCATTTTCTTTGTACCTATGTTCTACGTGATGGTTGAAAAGCTGTTTCATAAACAAGATAAATAA
- a CDS encoding efflux RND transporter periplasmic adaptor subunit, translating to MKRVFYVITTLALLVGAIGCSSESEQAGAGQQAMPPQSVSVLTIARQAVTHEMILPGRVTPSRQSQVRPQVDGVITERLFEEGAQVEKGQQLYQIDDARYRAQLNSTIADVKSAQANLKTLEAKARRYDDLIKQNAISRQEYDDVIAQKEQAQAAISVAQAAVDLARVNLGYTKVYAPISGRISRSFVTEGTLATTNQTQQLATITQLNPIFIDMQESGRAILTLRQAMQEQGSMPVELTVDEATGKKYEHIGSVKFSEVTVDESTGSVALRAEMPNPDGLLLPGLFVKGHVITGTEQALLVPQRATMRQQDGSLSVYVVNSNDVVEARALKTSDIYKDQYIATSGIKEGDRLIVSGYQKVKPGSKVNTSEWQSSSRGSR from the coding sequence ATGAAACGCGTTTTTTATGTCATCACTACCCTAGCTTTGTTGGTAGGTGCGATTGGGTGTTCGTCTGAGTCTGAACAGGCGGGCGCAGGGCAGCAAGCCATGCCGCCACAGTCTGTATCGGTGCTTACTATTGCACGCCAAGCGGTAACCCATGAAATGATTCTGCCAGGAAGGGTTACGCCATCTCGTCAGTCTCAGGTTCGCCCTCAGGTTGATGGAGTGATTACAGAGCGTTTATTTGAAGAAGGTGCGCAGGTTGAAAAAGGCCAGCAACTTTATCAAATTGATGATGCGCGTTATCGTGCTCAATTAAACAGCACCATTGCTGACGTTAAAAGTGCACAAGCGAATTTAAAAACCTTAGAAGCGAAAGCTCGCCGCTACGATGACCTAATTAAACAAAATGCCATCAGTCGCCAAGAATACGACGATGTTATTGCGCAAAAGGAACAAGCACAGGCAGCGATTAGTGTTGCTCAAGCGGCGGTAGATTTAGCACGAGTTAACTTAGGCTATACCAAGGTGTATGCGCCAATTAGCGGCCGTATCAGTCGCTCGTTTGTGACAGAAGGTACACTCGCGACCACAAACCAAACGCAGCAACTTGCCACTATTACGCAGTTAAACCCTATCTTCATCGATATGCAGGAGTCGGGTCGAGCCATACTGACCCTTCGCCAAGCCATGCAAGAACAAGGCTCGATGCCTGTGGAATTGACTGTGGACGAGGCCACGGGTAAGAAATACGAACACATAGGTAGCGTGAAGTTTTCGGAAGTTACCGTGGATGAAAGTACCGGTTCAGTCGCCCTTCGCGCCGAAATGCCAAATCCAGACGGGTTGTTGTTACCAGGCTTATTCGTGAAAGGCCACGTTATTACCGGTACAGAACAGGCTCTACTAGTACCGCAGCGCGCTACGATGCGTCAACAAGACGGTTCATTGTCAGTCTATGTGGTGAACAGTAATGACGTGGTAGAAGCGCGTGCACTAAAAACTAGCGACATCTACAAAGACCAATATATTGCCACCTCGGGTATCAAAGAGGGCGATAGACTTATTGTTTCTGGTTACCAAAAAGTGAAACCTGGCAGTAAAGTAAACACCAGCGAGTGGCAGTCATCGTCACGCGGCTCACGTTAA